The following DNA comes from Lujinxingia vulgaris.
GAGGGCATTGTGGCGACGCCGCGCCAGGAGGTGTAGCCGTCGTAGCGCAGGGGTTCGTCGCCCAAAAGCGAGCGGCGCACCACCGAGTGCAGGCCGTCGCAGCCGATGAGGGCGGTAAAAGACGTTTGAGTGCCGTCTTCAAAGGTGATGTGGACGGCGTCGTCGCGCTGCTCGATGTGCGTTGCGCCGGCGTTGAATACGAGCACGTCTTGAAGCCCCTCGGCCAGGGCATGGATGAGAGCGCGGCGGTGGATGGCCACACCGGGCCAGGCGATCTTCTGGCCGAGCGCGCCGAAGTCGAGCGATTGTAAGGGGGAGCCCTTCCAGGTGGTGATCTGCGCTCGATCGATGGTGTGGCCCTTGTCGTGCACGCGTTCGGCCAGCCCCAGGCTTGCCAGGGCCTCCATGGCGTTGGCCTGCATGGTGATGCCTGCGCCCAGGGCGCGAAGTTGCGGGGCGCGCTCGAAGACGCGCACGTTGATGCCGGCCTTTAATAGGGCGTGGGCGGCGGTGAGCCCGCCGATTCCGGCGCCGATGATGGCGATTTCTTTCATGGTTTTCTCCTGCAGAAGTGGACGCCTCGCTACTGTGGGGATTATCGGGGAGGTGTGGTGGGGTCGGTACTCGCATTTCTGAAGGAGGATGAGCATGGTCGAGCATGATGAGACGCAGCCGCGCAAGGAGCCTGTTCAGGAGCGCTCACGCGCGCTGGTGGAGGCGCTGATCGAGGCGACGGCTCGCATTCTGCAAGAAGATGGCATCGAGGCGCTGACGACCAATCGGGTGGCGGAGGTGGCGGGCACGAGCATCGGGTCGCTCTACCAGTATTTTCCCAACAAGGAGGCGTTGCTGGCGGCGCTCGTGGAGCGGGAGCTTGCGCGGGATATGGAGCTTGTGCGGGCAGTGGTTGCCGGCGGTCGCGGGATGACGCTGCGCGAAGTTATGGCGCAGGTCTGCGAGCGTCTCGTGGCGCAGAACCGGCGCCGCGGTGAGCTTCACCGGGTGATACTTCCGCGGATCGATGAGGTGCATCGCGGGGAGCTTGTGCAGCGGGAGCGGGAGGGGCTGGGGGCGTATTTTCGAGCGCTGGTGGAGGCGCATCGCGACGAGCTTCCGGCGAGGCTTCGGGAGGGGGAGGGGGCAGCGCGGCGTCGGGAGTGCGCGATGTTTGTGGCGATGAGTGCCATGGAGCAGGCGCTTAATGCCATCAAGGTCGATGCGCCGCAGATGCTGGAGCAGCCGGAGCTTGGGGAGTTGCTGCTGCGGATCTTTGAGGCGGTGATGTTGCAGGAGTAGGGAGGTGAGAGGGGCGTGTGGGTGGGGTGGTGAACAGGCGCAGAGGCGCATGAATAAAGGGGGATGTTCGACTCCCGGTCGTGCACGCGTGAGATGACGTGAACGACCGGGGGTCGCGCAAGGTTCTTTGTTTATGCGGGGATCGGCTGTTGGACAGCGTCGAGTTTTCCGCGGGGAGAAGGGCGGTGAGCAAAAAAGCCGACCCTGGTCGGGGTCGGCTTCTTTAAAAGCGTGTTTCGAGCGGAGCACCACGCGCTGTAAACCCGCGAGCGCATGGTGGTGCTCACTCAGTAGGCGGCCTGAAGCTCAGAGCAGCAGTTGGACTCGGTGCAGCTTGTCGCCGCGTCTTCGTCTTCAAGTTCGCTGCAGCCGGCGTCTTCTTCGCAGGTGGTCAGGGCTGCGGCGGCGTCGCGGCAGGCCTGGTCGACTCCGCAGCTGTCCAGGTAGTCCAGGGTGCAGGAGTCGCAGGCGGCCGGGTTGAGACCACCGGCGCACTCTTCGTCTTCCATCACGCAGTTGAAGCTGCAGGTGGCCATGCACTCGGC
Coding sequences within:
- a CDS encoding TetR/AcrR family transcriptional regulator; amino-acid sequence: MVEHDETQPRKEPVQERSRALVEALIEATARILQEDGIEALTTNRVAEVAGTSIGSLYQYFPNKEALLAALVERELARDMELVRAVVAGGRGMTLREVMAQVCERLVAQNRRRGELHRVILPRIDEVHRGELVQREREGLGAYFRALVEAHRDELPARLREGEGAARRRECAMFVAMSAMEQALNAIKVDAPQMLEQPELGELLLRIFEAVMLQE